In Micromonospora purpureochromogenes, a single window of DNA contains:
- a CDS encoding MarR family winged helix-turn-helix transcriptional regulator, translating to MTSRSLDGSPDLMFLLSWASHALMAEHAAGLARLGISPRAHCVLLKARPGGLTQRQIGELCGIDKTTMVVTLDQLEGAGLARRLPSPSDRRARLVEVTPEGEKVLDEAQEIAGRIQRDVLATLPEADRAVFLRSISALAGGRLAGGGACGVHPAC from the coding sequence ATGACCTCCCGCTCGCTCGATGGCTCACCCGACCTGATGTTCCTGCTCTCCTGGGCGAGTCACGCGCTGATGGCGGAGCACGCTGCCGGCCTGGCCCGGCTGGGCATCTCCCCGCGCGCGCACTGCGTGCTGCTCAAGGCGCGGCCCGGCGGACTGACCCAGCGGCAGATCGGCGAGCTGTGCGGGATCGACAAGACCACCATGGTGGTGACCCTGGACCAGTTGGAGGGCGCGGGCCTGGCCCGACGCCTGCCCTCGCCGAGCGACCGGCGGGCGCGGCTGGTCGAGGTGACCCCGGAGGGGGAGAAGGTCCTGGACGAGGCGCAGGAGATCGCCGGCCGGATCCAGCGGGACGTGCTGGCCACCCTGCCCGAGGCCGACCGCGCCGTGTTCCTGCGCTCGATCAGCGCCCTGGCCGGCGGCCGGCTGGCCGGCGGCGGAGCCTGCGGCGTGCACCCCGCCTGCTAG
- a CDS encoding DUF6069 family protein: MTATAHPTATTSSLRRRALGVAVTVLTCVVLWTVGAVAGVDYTVVNPGQPAFVVGVVPVIVFSLGSALVGWAGLVLLERFAGRRATVVWIALAVLIALLSLVPVVATEATTGAKVMLGTMHLAVAAVLIAFLPRRAR, translated from the coding sequence ATGACCGCGACCGCGCATCCCACCGCCACGACCTCGTCCCTGCGCCGCCGCGCACTCGGTGTGGCCGTCACCGTCCTGACCTGCGTCGTGCTCTGGACCGTGGGCGCCGTCGCCGGCGTCGACTACACCGTCGTAAATCCCGGGCAGCCGGCGTTCGTCGTCGGCGTCGTGCCGGTCATCGTCTTTTCCCTCGGCTCGGCGCTGGTGGGCTGGGCCGGACTGGTCCTGCTGGAGCGCTTCGCCGGCCGGCGGGCCACCGTTGTCTGGATCGCGCTCGCGGTGCTGATCGCCCTGCTCTCCCTCGTCCCCGTCGTCGCCACCGAGGCCACCACCGGCGCCAAGGTGATGCTGGGGACGATGCACCTGGCCGTCGCCGCGGTGCTGATCGCCTTCCTGCCACGGCGCGCCCGCTGA
- a CDS encoding GNAT family N-acetyltransferase, which yields MLIREFTDADWPQVWSIVREVVAAADTFVYDPKLTEESARAMWVEAPPGVTVVALDGDRVLGTAKIGPNKPGPGAHVATASFMVSADARGRGVGRAMVEYALDWARRQGYAAMQFNAVAESNTWAVELYRRLGFTVIGTVPEAFALPDGKRVGLHIMHRFL from the coding sequence ATGCTGATCAGAGAGTTCACCGACGCCGACTGGCCGCAGGTGTGGTCGATCGTGCGGGAGGTCGTCGCCGCCGCCGACACCTTCGTCTACGACCCGAAGCTGACCGAGGAGTCGGCACGCGCCATGTGGGTGGAGGCGCCGCCGGGGGTGACCGTGGTCGCCCTGGACGGTGATCGGGTCCTCGGCACGGCGAAGATCGGCCCGAACAAGCCCGGGCCCGGCGCGCACGTCGCCACGGCCAGTTTCATGGTCTCCGCCGACGCGCGGGGCCGGGGCGTCGGCCGGGCGATGGTCGAGTACGCCCTGGACTGGGCCCGCCGGCAGGGGTACGCGGCGATGCAGTTCAACGCGGTTGCCGAGTCCAACACGTGGGCGGTGGAGCTGTACCGGCGGCTCGGGTTCACGGTGATCGGCACCGTGCCGGAGGCGTTCGCGCTGCCCGACGGCAAGCGGGTCGGCCTGCACATCATGCACCGCTTCCTCTGA
- a CDS encoding class I SAM-dependent methyltransferase, which yields MRNAEFTDPRLVAVYDVECPWGPDDDFFRTEVGAEPAARVLDFGCGTGRLALALAAAGHTVTGVDPARASLDAARAKPGADRVTWLEGGAEVLPGGAYDAALMTSHVAQFVVDDDEWRQVLAALRRALRTGGRLLFDSRDPADRRWERWNPVDSRRSVHLPDGSVVVTWTEVTDARDGVVRFTRHFGFADGELRGDAVLRFRTEGELRDSLAQAGFRVQRIHGGWQGEPVGAGDDGEFVVVATAV from the coding sequence GTGCGCAACGCGGAGTTCACCGATCCCCGCCTCGTCGCGGTCTACGACGTCGAGTGCCCGTGGGGCCCCGACGACGACTTCTTCCGCACCGAGGTCGGCGCCGAGCCGGCCGCCCGGGTGCTGGACTTCGGCTGCGGTACCGGCCGGCTGGCGCTCGCCCTGGCCGCCGCCGGGCACACCGTCACCGGCGTCGACCCGGCCCGCGCCTCACTGGACGCGGCCCGCGCCAAGCCCGGCGCGGACCGGGTCACCTGGCTCGAGGGTGGCGCGGAGGTGCTGCCCGGTGGGGCGTACGACGCGGCGTTGATGACCAGCCACGTGGCGCAGTTCGTGGTGGACGACGACGAGTGGCGGCAGGTCCTCGCCGCGCTGCGTCGGGCGCTGCGTACGGGTGGTCGGCTGCTCTTCGACTCCCGGGATCCGGCAGACCGGCGCTGGGAGCGGTGGAACCCGGTCGACTCGCGGCGGTCCGTCCACCTGCCGGACGGTTCCGTCGTGGTCACCTGGACCGAGGTGACCGACGCCCGGGACGGCGTCGTGCGATTCACCCGGCACTTCGGCTTCGCCGACGGCGAGCTGCGCGGCGACGCGGTGCTGCGGTTCCGTACCGAGGGGGAGTTGCGGGACTCGCTCGCCCAGGCGGGATTCAGGGTGCAGCGCATTCACGGTGGCTGGCAGGGAGAACCGGTGGGTGCGGGGGACGACGGCGAGTTCGTGGTGGTGGCGACGGCGGTCTGA
- a CDS encoding glycosyltransferase family 39 protein, with amino-acid sequence MAVPVTDRPDSAAPAGPPPPGPRTNGPWLAAGAVTVVLLALAHRYGYHRDELYFLLCGRHLDWGYVDQGPLVPALARAMDTLAPGNLVVLRTPSALIAGAAVLLVAALARQFGAGRGGQLLAAGTAAVAGVVLAAGHLLSTTTVDLLVWLAAAYCAVRVLRGDPRWALGLGAVLGAGMLNKLLPALLGVGLLAGVAIAGPRRLLRDRWVLAGVALAALLAAPNLAWQAAHDFPQLAVASSIADGDSSYSGRLDAVVLQLLIISPMAVPIWVAGLFALLRHPRWRAYRALGWAWLVVFGIVLVAGGKGYYDAPLLLVLTAAGAVVTADWARTVPRRVLLAAAAVVAVTGSAVLLLPTLPADRLPGFVVEVNYDAGETIGWPAFADSLAAVHRGLPPEQRQRAVILTGNYGEAGAVARYGPARDLPRAYSGHNSMAEFGRPPADADVVIAVGWDRPDQLRGWFRQVTLAGRVDQRVDVENDENGGPIWLCQGLRRPWDQIWDQEVRHAG; translated from the coding sequence GTGGCCGTTCCCGTCACCGACCGCCCGGACTCGGCAGCTCCCGCCGGGCCGCCGCCACCCGGACCCCGCACGAACGGGCCGTGGCTGGCCGCCGGCGCGGTCACCGTCGTGCTGCTGGCGCTCGCCCACCGGTACGGCTACCACCGCGACGAGCTGTACTTCCTGCTCTGCGGCCGGCACCTGGACTGGGGCTACGTCGACCAGGGGCCGCTCGTCCCGGCCCTGGCCCGGGCGATGGACACCCTCGCCCCGGGCAACCTCGTCGTGCTGCGCACCCCGTCGGCGCTGATCGCCGGGGCCGCGGTGCTGCTGGTGGCGGCGCTGGCCCGCCAGTTCGGCGCCGGACGCGGCGGGCAGCTCCTCGCCGCGGGCACCGCCGCGGTGGCCGGGGTCGTCCTCGCCGCCGGGCACCTGCTCAGCACCACCACCGTGGACCTGCTGGTCTGGCTGGCCGCGGCGTACTGCGCGGTCCGGGTGCTGCGCGGCGACCCGCGCTGGGCGCTCGGCCTCGGCGCGGTACTCGGCGCCGGGATGCTCAACAAGCTGCTGCCCGCGCTGCTGGGCGTGGGCCTGCTCGCCGGGGTGGCGATCGCCGGGCCGCGCCGGCTGCTGCGCGACCGGTGGGTGCTCGCCGGCGTGGCGCTGGCCGCGTTGCTCGCCGCGCCGAACCTCGCCTGGCAGGCCGCGCACGACTTCCCGCAGCTCGCGGTCGCCTCGTCGATCGCCGACGGGGACAGCTCCTACAGCGGCCGCCTCGACGCCGTCGTGCTGCAACTGCTCATCATCAGCCCGATGGCGGTGCCGATCTGGGTCGCCGGACTGTTCGCCCTGCTGCGCCACCCTCGGTGGCGGGCCTACCGGGCGTTGGGTTGGGCCTGGCTGGTGGTGTTCGGCATCGTGCTGGTGGCCGGCGGCAAGGGCTACTACGACGCGCCCCTGCTGCTGGTGCTCACCGCCGCCGGCGCGGTCGTCACCGCCGACTGGGCGCGTACCGTGCCGCGTCGGGTCCTGCTGGCCGCCGCCGCTGTCGTCGCGGTCACCGGGAGCGCGGTGCTGCTGCTGCCCACGCTGCCCGCCGACCGGCTGCCCGGCTTCGTCGTCGAGGTCAACTACGACGCCGGGGAGACCATCGGCTGGCCGGCGTTCGCCGACTCGCTCGCCGCCGTGCACCGTGGGCTGCCGCCCGAGCAGCGGCAGCGCGCGGTGATCCTGACCGGCAACTACGGCGAGGCCGGCGCCGTCGCCCGCTACGGCCCCGCACGCGACCTGCCCCGCGCCTACTCCGGGCACAACAGCATGGCCGAATTCGGCCGGCCGCCCGCCGACGCCGACGTGGTGATCGCGGTCGGCTGGGACCGCCCCGACCAGCTGCGCGGCTGGTTCCGGCAGGTCACCCTCGCCGGTCGGGTCGACCAGCGTGTCGACGTGGAGAACGACGAGAACGGCGGCCCGATCTGGCTCTGTCAGGGCCTGCGGCGCCCGTGGGACCAGATCTGGGACCAGGAGGTACGCCACGCCGGCTGA
- a CDS encoding GNAT family N-acetyltransferase: MRTTDPSTWTLMPARPADPDAAALLRRYFEEIVRRYHRRDLRPGEVEAAVAESPSDDLVPPTGLLLVAYRDGRPAGCAGLRLRPGWAELTRVFVHPAHRGHGGGAALLAGAERHARALGADRIRLDTRADLVEARALYARHGYLEIPAYNDDVYAEHWFEKVLCELTPGARRAR; encoded by the coding sequence GTGCGCACCACTGACCCGAGCACCTGGACGCTGATGCCGGCCCGGCCCGCCGACCCCGACGCGGCGGCTCTGCTTCGGCGCTACTTCGAGGAGATCGTCCGCCGCTACCACCGCCGGGACCTCCGGCCCGGCGAGGTCGAGGCGGCGGTGGCCGAATCTCCCAGCGACGACCTCGTCCCGCCGACCGGGCTGCTGCTGGTGGCGTACCGCGACGGCCGACCCGCCGGCTGTGCCGGGCTGCGGCTGCGGCCGGGCTGGGCGGAACTGACCCGGGTCTTCGTCCACCCCGCCCACCGGGGCCACGGCGGCGGCGCCGCGCTGCTGGCCGGCGCCGAGCGGCACGCCCGCGCGCTCGGGGCCGACCGGATCCGGCTGGACACCCGCGCCGACCTGGTCGAGGCCCGCGCCCTGTACGCCCGGCACGGCTATCTCGAGATCCCCGCCTACAACGACGACGTGTACGCCGAGCACTGGTTCGAGAAGGTCCTCTGTGAGTTGACGCCGGGCGCGCGGCGCGCTAGATAG
- a CDS encoding MFS transporter: MTHPLRVRSFRLLFLGRTVSGLGDAVVPVALALAVLRATGSTGSLALVLACAMVPRLLLLPLGGVVADRFHAQRVAVTTDLVRCAAQLVVGVQLLADTPSLTHVAVAAAVGGAASAFAIPTAAPLVAGTVEADGRQRANALLGVTANASRLAGPALAGLLIWAAGPGWAFILDGISFAVSALLLAAIRVRHVPVPRRSLGTDLVRGWREVRARDWYWTSLVGHGVWNGAAAVLMTLGPAVAVDRLGGEGVWVLMLQGGAVGMLAGSLAAARFRPRRPVLVGNLALATYAVPLALLAAAAPAPAVIAAYCLALTALGFLNPVWETVVQGQFAPEVLARVTSYDWLMSLGAMPIGYAVAPLAAGAWGASAPLAGAALLVALACAGTAAVPGVRRLAWPAAPAPERAGAAVG, translated from the coding sequence GTGACACATCCACTCCGCGTACGCTCCTTCCGGCTGCTGTTCCTCGGCCGCACCGTCTCCGGCCTGGGCGACGCGGTCGTACCGGTCGCCCTCGCCCTGGCGGTGCTCCGCGCCACCGGCTCCACCGGCTCGCTGGCCCTGGTGCTGGCCTGCGCCATGGTCCCCCGGCTGCTCCTGCTGCCCCTGGGGGGCGTGGTGGCCGACCGGTTCCACGCCCAACGGGTCGCCGTGACCACCGACCTGGTGCGCTGCGCCGCGCAACTGGTGGTCGGGGTGCAACTGCTCGCCGACACCCCCTCGCTGACCCACGTCGCGGTGGCCGCCGCGGTCGGCGGCGCCGCCTCCGCCTTCGCCATCCCCACCGCCGCCCCGCTGGTCGCCGGCACCGTCGAGGCCGACGGGCGGCAACGCGCCAACGCCCTGCTGGGGGTGACCGCCAACGCCAGCCGGCTCGCCGGCCCCGCCCTGGCCGGGCTGCTGATCTGGGCCGCCGGCCCCGGCTGGGCGTTCATCCTCGACGGGATCTCCTTCGCCGTCAGCGCCCTGCTGCTGGCCGCCATCCGGGTCCGGCACGTGCCGGTGCCGCGCCGCTCCCTCGGCACCGACCTGGTGCGCGGCTGGCGGGAGGTGCGCGCCCGCGACTGGTACTGGACCAGCCTGGTCGGGCACGGCGTGTGGAACGGCGCCGCGGCCGTGCTGATGACCCTCGGCCCCGCGGTCGCCGTCGACCGCCTCGGCGGCGAGGGCGTGTGGGTGCTCATGCTCCAGGGCGGGGCCGTCGGCATGCTGGCCGGATCCCTGGCGGCCGCCCGGTTCCGGCCCCGCCGGCCCGTCCTGGTCGGCAACCTCGCCCTGGCCACGTACGCGGTCCCGCTGGCGTTGCTGGCCGCCGCGGCGCCCGCCCCGGCGGTGATCGCCGCGTACTGCCTCGCGCTGACCGCGCTGGGCTTCCTCAACCCGGTCTGGGAGACCGTGGTGCAGGGGCAGTTCGCGCCCGAGGTGCTCGCCCGGGTCACCTCGTACGACTGGCTGATGTCGCTGGGCGCGATGCCGATCGGCTACGCGGTCGCCCCGCTCGCCGCCGGAGCCTGGGGCGCGTCCGCGCCACTGGCCGGGGCGGCGCTGCTGGTCGCGCTCGCCTGCGCCGGCACCGCCGCCGTGCCGGGCGTACGGCGGCTGGCCTGGCCCGCCGCCCCGGCGCCGGAGCGGGCCGGGGCGGCGGTGGGCTGA
- a CDS encoding PNPOx family protein, which translates to MGKPPASALVLGIEEVYPHCPKALLRGGAWKPEQWLPADAQPTSAEVTLAQLRMPALTIADIEQVEADSLKYRYE; encoded by the coding sequence GTGGGCAAGCCACCGGCCAGTGCGCTGGTGCTGGGCATCGAGGAGGTCTACCCGCACTGCCCCAAGGCGCTGCTGCGCGGCGGGGCCTGGAAGCCGGAGCAGTGGCTGCCGGCGGACGCCCAGCCGACCTCGGCCGAGGTGACGCTGGCCCAGCTGCGGATGCCGGCGCTGACGATCGCCGACATCGAACAGGTGGAGGCGGACTCGCTGAAATACCGCTACGAGTGA
- a CDS encoding maleylpyruvate isomerase family mycothiol-dependent enzyme, giving the protein MEKTLEFADLLRLMDERSTAFRAAVAAAPSLDVRVPTCPEWTLFDLVQHLGEGRRKWAAIVAAGPADAPPAMSAPVAPREREALLAWFAASTGELLDALREAGPDRGCWTWWGDSQSPQTTGAVARHQLQQVAVHTYDAQVAVGAPQPLPDEVALDGVDEFLTTCVATTAAWPHKPAVIDYHATEGRSWRLWFSADGARTARLPTPVAGEGPEVAYVSARGTANELVMFCYGRIPMDSLRLDGDRRVFEQLIAWEPEE; this is encoded by the coding sequence GTGGAAAAGACTCTGGAGTTCGCTGACCTGTTGCGGCTGATGGACGAACGATCGACCGCTTTCCGGGCGGCGGTCGCCGCGGCACCCAGCCTCGACGTGCGGGTGCCGACCTGCCCCGAGTGGACGTTGTTCGACCTGGTGCAGCACCTGGGCGAGGGGCGCCGCAAGTGGGCCGCCATCGTGGCCGCGGGGCCCGCCGACGCTCCTCCGGCGATGTCCGCCCCGGTGGCGCCCCGGGAGCGCGAGGCCCTGCTGGCCTGGTTCGCCGCGTCGACGGGGGAGCTGCTGGACGCGCTGCGGGAGGCCGGCCCGGATCGTGGTTGCTGGACCTGGTGGGGTGATTCGCAGTCGCCGCAGACGACTGGTGCCGTCGCCCGGCACCAGCTCCAGCAGGTCGCCGTGCACACCTACGACGCCCAGGTCGCCGTGGGCGCCCCGCAGCCGCTGCCGGACGAGGTGGCCCTCGACGGTGTCGACGAGTTCCTGACCACCTGCGTCGCGACGACGGCCGCGTGGCCGCACAAGCCCGCGGTCATCGACTACCACGCCACCGAGGGCCGTTCCTGGCGGCTCTGGTTCTCCGCCGACGGCGCCCGGACCGCCCGCCTCCCCACGCCGGTCGCCGGCGAGGGCCCGGAGGTGGCCTATGTCTCCGCCCGGGGCACGGCCAATGAGCTGGTCATGTTCTGCTACGGCCGCATTCCGATGGACTCGCTGCGGCTCGACGGCGACCGGCGCGTCTTCGAGCAGCTGATCGCCTGGGAGCCGGAGGAATAG
- a CDS encoding MarR family winged helix-turn-helix transcriptional regulator: MTARDRTDRHIERWLPVLPELDPDVEGAVTRMSGFTRHLRTVKDRSLAELGLPAHEYDTLHALAGRRGRATPGELADDMAMAPASVTARVDALQRRGFVRRIPSTVDRRRVDVELTEAGRAAWHAAIEVIGQEEHRLLGVLTPDERRLLADLLRRVSLHAERTTA, translated from the coding sequence ATGACCGCACGCGACCGCACCGATCGGCACATCGAGCGCTGGCTGCCCGTGCTGCCGGAACTCGACCCCGACGTCGAGGGGGCGGTCACCCGGATGTCCGGCTTCACCCGGCACCTGCGCACGGTCAAGGACCGCTCCCTGGCCGAGCTCGGCCTGCCCGCCCACGAGTACGACACCCTGCACGCCCTCGCCGGGCGGCGCGGCCGGGCGACCCCCGGCGAGCTGGCCGACGACATGGCGATGGCGCCCGCCTCGGTGACCGCCCGGGTCGACGCCCTGCAGCGACGCGGCTTCGTGCGGCGCATCCCCTCGACGGTGGACCGGCGCCGGGTCGACGTGGAGCTGACCGAGGCCGGGCGCGCGGCCTGGCACGCGGCGATAGAGGTGATCGGCCAGGAGGAGCACCGGCTGCTCGGCGTGCTCACCCCGGACGAGCGCCGACTCCTGGCCGACCTGCTGCGGCGGGTCTCGCTGCACGCGGAACGCACCACGGCCTGA
- a CDS encoding maleylpyruvate isomerase N-terminal domain-containing protein, translating into MEKTLEFPELLRLIDERSTAFRAAVTSAPSLDVQVPTCPEWTLFDLVQHLGEGRRSWAATIAAGPTASAKSASEGPAAPREREALLAWSAASTQQLLDALREAGPDHGCWTWWGTSQSPQTCGAVARHQLQEIAVHTYDAQVTLGAPQPLPDEVALDGVEEFLFGVEEERYSG; encoded by the coding sequence GTGGAAAAGACTCTGGAGTTCCCCGAGCTGCTGCGGCTGATCGACGAACGGTCGACCGCCTTCCGCGCCGCGGTCACCTCCGCGCCCAGCCTCGACGTGCAGGTGCCGACCTGCCCCGAGTGGACGCTGTTCGATCTGGTGCAGCACCTGGGCGAGGGGCGCCGCTCCTGGGCCGCCACCATCGCCGCAGGGCCAACCGCGTCGGCCAAGTCCGCATCGGAGGGCCCGGCTGCGCCTCGGGAGCGCGAGGCCCTGCTGGCCTGGTCGGCCGCGTCGACGCAGCAGCTACTGGACGCACTGCGGGAGGCCGGCCCGGATCACGGTTGCTGGACGTGGTGGGGTACGTCGCAGTCGCCGCAGACCTGCGGTGCCGTCGCCCGACACCAGCTCCAGGAGATCGCGGTGCACACCTACGACGCTCAGGTCACTCTGGGCGCCCCGCAGCCGCTGCCGGACGAGGTGGCACTCGACGGTGTCGAGGAGTTCCTGTTCGGGGTTGAGGAAGAGCGGTACAGCGGTTAG
- a CDS encoding cupin domain-containing protein, producing the protein MSDEPIDLAVALAGFDQLWSPRIVTRVNEYDVRIAKVAGEHVWHVHDHTDEFFLVLDGELHIALRDSDGDGERTVVLPRGAVYVVPRGTPHRPSSADGASILMFEPSGTPSVGDRHDEIPEHVDATTGHVL; encoded by the coding sequence ATGAGCGATGAGCCGATCGACCTGGCGGTGGCCTTGGCCGGTTTCGACCAGCTGTGGAGCCCGCGGATCGTCACCCGGGTCAACGAGTACGACGTACGGATCGCGAAGGTGGCCGGGGAGCACGTCTGGCACGTCCACGACCACACCGACGAGTTCTTCCTGGTCCTCGACGGCGAGCTGCACATCGCGCTGCGCGACAGCGACGGCGACGGCGAGCGGACGGTGGTGCTGCCGCGCGGCGCGGTGTACGTGGTGCCACGCGGGACCCCGCACCGGCCGTCCTCGGCGGACGGGGCGTCCATCCTGATGTTCGAGCCCTCCGGCACGCCCAGTGTCGGGGACCGGCACGACGAGATCCCCGAGCACGTGGACGCCACCACCGGCCACGTGCTCTGA
- a CDS encoding DUF2087 domain-containing protein has translation MTAQALAGALADHVRRQVFAAIVLGAADATAVADRTGLPTRQVLTALRRLVDAGVIVDAGADLRVDADRFREAARTPAPDAAADEPTDRVLRSFLRDGVVVRLPAQRGRRRVLLAHVVAAFEPGVRYPEPAVDEILRRWCDGGGSDHVTLRRHLVDEQLLAREQGIYWRIGP, from the coding sequence ATGACGGCCCAGGCTCTGGCGGGCGCCCTCGCCGACCACGTACGGCGACAGGTCTTCGCGGCGATCGTGCTCGGCGCCGCCGACGCGACGGCGGTGGCGGACCGCACCGGCCTGCCGACCCGGCAGGTGCTCACCGCGCTGCGGCGCCTGGTCGACGCCGGGGTGATCGTCGACGCGGGCGCTGACCTGCGGGTCGACGCCGACCGGTTCCGCGAGGCCGCGCGGACACCGGCACCGGACGCCGCCGCGGACGAACCGACGGACCGGGTGCTGCGCAGCTTCCTGCGCGACGGGGTGGTGGTGCGGCTGCCGGCGCAGCGCGGCCGGCGGCGGGTGCTGCTGGCCCACGTCGTGGCCGCGTTCGAGCCGGGCGTGCGCTACCCGGAACCGGCGGTCGACGAGATCCTGCGGCGCTGGTGCGACGGCGGCGGCTCGGACCACGTGACCCTGCGTCGCCACCTGGTGGACGAGCAGTTGCTCGCCCGTGAGCAGGGGATCTACTGGCGCATCGGGCCGTGA